The following coding sequences are from one Oncorhynchus nerka isolate Pitt River linkage group LG6, Oner_Uvic_2.0, whole genome shotgun sequence window:
- the LOC115130230 gene encoding proteasome activator complex subunit 1 — protein MTSIDIRPESKKMVDDFCTQLTKEAETLVTSFFPQKIAEMEMLLKKSFSTDGLAALKSPLDIPMPDPAKEEAKRKKKEEKEAKEGKKDKDSDKEDDDAGPACGPIPCNERVESLLKEIKPQIQILKEKLNTVSMWVQLQIPKIEDGNNFGVAVQEKVFELLTNTRTKIEGFQTQISKYYSERGDAVDKASKEPHVGDYRQLVHELDQYQYCELRIVVLEIRNTYAVLLDIINKNYDKIKKPRGDCKALIY, from the exons ATGACTTCCATAGACATTCGCCCGGAGTCCAAGAAGATG GTCGATGACTTCTGCACTCAGCTCACTAAAGAG GCAGAGACCCTGGTCACATCATTCTTCCCTCAGAAGATTGCAGAGATGGAGATGCTATTGAAG AAATCCTTTAGCACTGATGGCCTGGCAGCGCTGAAGTCACCTCTGGACATCCCAATGCCAGACCCAGCTAAAGAAGAGGCaaagagaaagaagaaagagGAG AAAGAAGcaaaggaaggaaagaaagacaaGGACAGCGATAAAGAAGATGACGATGCAG GGCCTGCCTGTGGTCCGATCCCCTGCAACGAGAGAGTGGAAAGTCTTCTGAAGGAGATCAAGCCTCAGATCCAGATACTGAAGGAGAAACTCAACACT GTGTCAATGTGGGTGCAACTTCAGATTCCCAAAATTGAAGATGGGAACAACTTTGGGGTAGCTGTGCAG GAAAAAGTTTTTGAATTGTTGACCAACACTCGCACAAAGATTGAGGGATTCCAGACACAGATCTCAAA GTACTACAGTGAGAGAGGGGATGCTGTTGACAAGGCCTCAAAAGAGCCACATGTG GGAGACTACAGGCAGCTGGTGCATGAGCTGGACCAGTACCAGTACTGTGAGCTGCGCATTGTGGTTCTGGAGATCCGCAACACTTAT GCCGTGCTGTTGGACATAATTAACAAGAACTATGACAAGATCAAGAAGCCCAGAGGGGACTGCAAAGCCCTCATCTACTGA
- the LOC115131053 gene encoding LOW QUALITY PROTEIN: fat storage-inducing transmembrane protein 1 (The sequence of the model RefSeq protein was modified relative to this genomic sequence to represent the inferred CDS: inserted 2 bases in 1 codon; deleted 1 base in 1 codon; substituted 4 bases at 4 genomic stop codons), with the protein MFLNTVLVVVTDLWAGLLGSAIFRHPFHLLLSGLVLFGPVRSLWVSKYSIFANRNHYLCRMFLXSCWGWACVFTDSFLFSICRXPPLSLRHLSQIAVMGVLWWCCHHLLTLLENAAGSGYKPMPATLDGGLNLGQGTSVPGQSLLLLHEGKASCLKTGMLLRGLEVSEDTLLLCCLLLAEETAILGPYLXPXEGLLCVSLRGLWLIMLFCLLAHLPRFPSQLLGGALGYLGWRGLXQGWYHLQPR; encoded by the exons ATGTTTCTCAACACAGTTCTGGTGGTTGTGACAGACCTTTGGGCTGGACTGCTTGGTAGTGCCATATTCAGACACCCTTTTCACCTCCTGTTGTCAGGCTTGGTTCTGTTTGGACCAGTGCGGAGTCTGTGGGTGTCCAAGTACAGCATCTTTGCAAACAGAAACCACTACCTCTGCAG GATGTTCCTGTGATCATGCTGGGGTTGGGCCTGTGTCTTCACGgactccttcctcttctccatctgtcgatagccccctctctcccttcgccACCTCTCACAGATAGCTGTCATGGGAGTGCTGTGGTGGTGCTGTCACCATCTTCTGACTCTGCTGGAGAATGCAGCAGGTAGCGGCTACAAGCCAATGCCTGCTACACTGGATGGGGGCCTGAATCTGGGCCAGGGAACCAGTGTCCCAGGTCAGTCTTTACTCTTGCTCCATGAGGGCAAGGCCTCATGCCTGAAAACAGGCATGCTGTTGCGAGGCTTGGAGGTCTCAGAGGACACCCTCCTCCTCTGCTGCCTCCTCCTGGCCGAGGAGACTGCCATATTGGGGCCCTACCT GCCCTAGGAGGGCCTGCTCTGTGTCTCCCTGCGGGGCTTGTGGCTGATCATGCTGTTCTGTCTGCTGGCTCACTTACCA AGGTTCCCCTCCCAGCTGCTGGGGGGAGCTCTAGGATATCTGGGCTGGAGGGGGCTGTAGCAGGGCTGGTATCATTTGCAACCCAGGTGA